One window of the Candidatus Aegiribacteria sp. genome contains the following:
- a CDS encoding PTS sugar transporter subunit IIA → MERQCFCKWNMSSKNREDAIEELLKEFPFQRTTKNLLQTALETRELAEPTVVHENIAMPHCRSILVDDFMIVIGKSSTGIPWPKEIVKVIILFISPVKPSGPSEHMELIGHLAKTLRSGGAEKILSAESPSEAVSILKFSYKGNPKDE, encoded by the coding sequence TTGGAAAGACAGTGCTTTTGTAAATGGAATATGTCTTCGAAGAACCGGGAAGATGCTATAGAGGAGTTGCTGAAAGAATTTCCTTTTCAGAGAACTACTAAGAATCTGCTTCAAACTGCCCTTGAAACCCGGGAACTGGCAGAACCAACGGTCGTACATGAAAACATTGCCATGCCGCACTGTCGGAGTATACTGGTAGATGATTTTATGATTGTCATCGGGAAATCCAGCACAGGTATTCCATGGCCGAAGGAAATAGTAAAAGTGATAATACTTTTTATCTCACCCGTTAAACCATCCGGACCAAGCGAACACATGGAGCTGATTGGACACCTTGCAAAAACTCTCCGTTCGGGGGGAGCAGAAAAAATCCTTTCAGCTGAATCACCATCTGAAGCAGTTTCAATTCTGAAATTCAGTTATAAGGGAAACCCCAAGGATGAATAG